CACTTAAAACAATTGGGTGTTATATTATGCCTCAAGAAAAATGTTAACCTTCTACATCTATGTATGTATTTACACATTTACAGAGGTAAATTTTTAGGAACCCAAGAATTTGAATCCCAgatatttagaagaaaaatactaatatttagaaaaaagataagaaataataagataaaatatctCTAAAGAAAATGATACACAAGAACGGATACGTTCCTACAATGATTTACACCACTCAATTTCTAATTTTGCGATAGATGTTTTACAAAGAACTTCCTATACACAAGGATAGGGAAAATGATTAATACCAACTACCCTataatagaaacaaaaaaaaccTAACCTAACTAACTAATCCGACAACCCTCAACTACTTAATTTCCCTTTATTCTATATGCCACCAAATGCAACGCTATTATAAATCAATGAAAGACAACTGAATGTATTTATGAGTGGAGAATTAACAGATCCTTTTTCGAATTTGACCATAAAGGACCGACTTGTCAATAGATTTGGAACTCTAATGTCTATACTCCATCATCTTTGAAATTCCAATATGTTTTGCTTCAACTTTTTGAATTAAGGATACCAGCTTAAGGATGAAATGTAATTTGACAAGTTGTAaatttgttgttttgaaaatccacTATGTTTCTCCCTTGCTCAAAGGTCACTTTGTAATGTTTTTGGAAACCACCTTCCCCTTCCCAAGTTGAGGAGGATAGATATCTATAGGCTAAAAGTTGTGATATGTGCATTGCCCTTATCTATTTGGCAAACAATCCATCAATGTTAAACTCAAACCTTGGGTTAACATCAGCTAATTTTATGAATAAGAACTGCATGATGTGATTACAACAAGTCACATGGAGCATAATTAACATCATACTTCAACAAATACCATTATGTAGAGCATAATTAATTTCCTAAGGAGCAACGTCAAAGGCAACAAATGAAGTGGGACTAAAATGGTGAATCACAATACACAATATGTTCTTCATCCTCGGAGGTGGTATCGGTATTAGGCTCAATAATCAGGTTCGTCTCTATGACATGTATGTTGTAAAATCTGTAATAAGGGAACAAATAAAGCAGCGTTGTCGACGATGGATGGCAGAAGGCCAAAATCCTCCATATAGATATATAAGCAATGGTATAAACTCAAGGTTAGAATATAAGGAAGTCCAAGTTAAAAGAACATAATGCACTTATCTTTCGACTCAATGCTTTCCTTGCCATGCATATACTTGCTCTTTGATATCTGCTAAACTCAGGACAGAGAAAGTATGAAACCCAAGCAAACCAGATAGCTAAAAACATGATATGTAGATTGTAACTTcactccttttattttttttcatatcacATGCAGCACTAGTTGCTTATATTAAgaatatatagattttttttcccATGAACAAATTGTTTCAAGGttaaaaaataatgagttaGAGAATTGTAATGATCTTATCTAAAAGGCAAAATTCTTATCAGACATACACATGCAAATAAAAACACCGATATAGTAAATAACTTCTAAAGCATAACATTAAactaaacttaattttaaagactaaaaacatGCTTTATAGCATCAACAAAAACTATGCATGTGCCAACAAGCAagttttctctaattttttaaagactaaactAATAAATACTTGTCCTAGGGATATTAAACCATAACCTACTGGTAAGTGGTTACATTGCATAAGCACCCGAGATCCACTTCAATCTACTTCACTCTGGACCTGCATTAATTGAaccaaattcattaaaattcacTTCATTCCATGAAACAATGTCTGTGGAACTAAAatttacacaaataataacaaaaCAGTATCACTCTACTAGTTGCCACATTATTTAATCTGGCATTTGAGTGGCTCCATTTGAGTTTAAAGGACATTTTTTAACTAAAGGCCACATAAAATATGATGAACTACCAGTGTTGTCAATCACGGATCGCGAAAAAATAACGGTTTGTTCAGGTTCAACTTTGCAACAGTGTTCTAGCACCACTATAGCCActatttgaaaacaatttataccAAATAGTGTAAGCGTATTGCAGAACAATATTGATTAGTTCAAATTCTGCTATGTTACAGCGTTGTAGCACTGCAAAGCAcctatttgacaacattgtgAACTACCTATAAAACTACAAAGAAAGTTCGCGGAAAATAATATTGCCATCAATAATTTGCGCAATCTCTCAACATTATCATTTCTATccaaattttgttatattgacCTATCCTCCATTCTATTCTATCTCACTTCATTCCATTACATACCACCAATCGAAACAGTCTATTGTACTAAATTGTTGGAACTTTCCTCCCACATGAATTTTCAATACAAACTTATTGGCAAAGTGTGATATAATTAGAAAAAGGATCTTGCCCTGTCAGTGTAAAATTTACACTAGGAACCATTAATTTTATCATCTCACTACATAATTATAACTGTCATCATTAAATAACCACTCAATCGACCGGCAAGAGCGTGGTCATTAAACcctaatcataataataattgcaAGACAATTTATTTGACATGAAAGAATCTGTCAAGTGAATTGGAAAGCCAAGATGCAGTGAGAAAGTAAAAAACTGTGAGAGAAAATGTTACCGATGCATTAATCATCACCGAGGCGCTTCCTGAGATAATTTCTAATTGCTTGACCACGTTCTTTGGCGCGAGCCTGCTGAGGAGCAACGTTAATGAAGGAGAGATAAGCTCCGGCGCCAAATAACAAAGCACCGACCACAAAGACCCCGCCGGTTACCGCCATTTGTCTTGCCGTCGGCGGGTACGACCACACcaccattttttaatttaataatttattaaattgattaattaattactcaTATCACACAACGATACTCCAGCTCCTTCCGTAACAAATTTTCTACCTTCGCTCTACCACGGCCCCAATCCACAGGTAgctttgatttatttatttattttttaaatagacatattaaaactttttaaaaatttacttaattaaaaattttaaatatgatttttcagTTTTGCTTTACCTATTTTATcactctttatttttaaaattattttttaaaattatcgactttcatctatttttttaattttagtttcaattttaAGATGTGTCGATTATTTAAATGATGTGtaatattttcatacttttttAGGATGCtttttctaaaatttcattttttaattaaaaatttatgaaaattaaaataactttattAAACAGATAAAACAAATTGGATGAATCTAGACACACCGTTTCATGTCTCTCATCTAAATAGTTTGAACTAGCTTTTCAATTTCTCTCCTGGCCCTCAATTTTCCACTAAGCATATTCAATTAGAGACATAATAAGCAAAACTTTGATTAGTGATATATATTAAGGATCAATATTCTATACAAGAGAATAAAACAAACATCGGCCAAATTTAATAAATGTCACATAATTACATGTGTagtttaataataattacaatatTTACGTTAATAATAAATGTCACATCGGATAAATTTTGTTCTTTCATATTGT
The genomic region above belongs to Cicer arietinum cultivar CDC Frontier isolate Library 1 chromosome 4, Cicar.CDCFrontier_v2.0, whole genome shotgun sequence and contains:
- the LOC101514026 gene encoding uncharacterized protein, which produces MVVWSYPPTARQMAVTGGVFVVGALLFGAGAYLSFINVAPQQARAKERGQAIRNYLRKRLGDD